In a single window of the Candidatus Neomarinimicrobiota bacterium genome:
- the pnp gene encoding polyribonucleotide nucleotidyltransferase, giving the protein MIKKEMMLGGRTLSLETGRMARQAGGSVLAMYGETAVLVAATASKHEDTTRDYFPLQVEYREKSYAGGKIPGGFFKREARPSEKEILSARMTDRPIRPLFPESFNNETQVMITVVSSDGENTADALGTIGASFALSISDIPWNGPVASVHVGRIDGELILNPTYAQAEESEMDITITGTATDVVMVEGEAKEVSEEVMVEALVFAQKAISEVVAFQQSIIDEIAPVKREVKVDETKVAIMAAVDGAIDETQLTELNSIVLKLERQEARNAAKDELIAKYEEEYPDHLKIVGEVFDNRLKANIRERIMADGKRVDGRGLKEIRQITAEVGVLPRVHGSALFTRGETQALVVTTLGTKLDEQIIDNVDQDYKKSFYLHYNFPPYCVGETGRIGFTSRREIGHGNLAERSLKPFLPAKEDFPYTVRLVSEILESNGSSSMASVCGGSLALMDAGVGIDKTVAGIAMGLISDGKRFSVLSDILGDEDHYGDMDFKVTGTKDGINAIQMDLKIEGISAELMTQALMQAKEGREHIIGIMEAALPAAREKLSPNAPSFITIKIKQEQIGDIIGPGGKIIKAIQADTGATVEIEQEGLVYVFGETAEAAEAAAAKVNAIVRVPVAGEEFEGEVMRIMNFGAFVEFLPGKQGLVHISDLEYRRVEKVEDVLKVGDKVKVKLMEVDASGRYNLSRRALMEAPEGWVEPEKKPRPPRRDNNRGGRDRGGRDRGPRRDNNRR; this is encoded by the coding sequence GGTCGTACGCTGAGCCTCGAAACTGGTCGGATGGCCAGACAAGCTGGTGGATCCGTGCTTGCAATGTATGGTGAAACTGCAGTTCTAGTTGCAGCAACTGCTTCTAAACATGAAGATACCACGCGGGATTACTTCCCGCTTCAAGTAGAATATCGTGAAAAAAGTTATGCCGGTGGTAAGATTCCCGGTGGCTTTTTCAAACGGGAAGCCCGACCTTCTGAAAAGGAGATCCTCAGTGCTCGGATGACCGATAGGCCGATTCGTCCACTTTTTCCCGAAAGCTTTAATAATGAAACCCAGGTTATGATCACAGTCGTATCAAGCGATGGTGAGAATACGGCAGATGCCTTAGGAACCATTGGTGCCTCTTTTGCCCTCTCAATATCAGACATACCCTGGAATGGTCCTGTTGCTTCTGTCCATGTTGGACGGATCGATGGGGAACTGATCCTTAATCCCACCTATGCTCAGGCTGAAGAATCCGAGATGGATATCACCATCACTGGAACTGCAACTGATGTAGTTATGGTTGAAGGTGAAGCCAAAGAAGTTTCAGAAGAGGTCATGGTCGAGGCCCTGGTTTTTGCCCAGAAAGCAATTTCTGAGGTCGTGGCCTTCCAGCAGAGCATTATTGATGAGATTGCACCCGTCAAACGCGAAGTCAAGGTCGATGAGACCAAAGTTGCTATTATGGCTGCTGTAGACGGTGCTATTGACGAAACACAGCTCACCGAGTTGAATTCCATCGTATTGAAGTTGGAACGTCAGGAAGCTAGAAACGCTGCCAAGGACGAGCTTATCGCAAAATACGAAGAAGAATATCCTGATCATCTGAAGATTGTCGGTGAGGTGTTTGACAATCGTCTCAAAGCCAATATCCGTGAGCGGATCATGGCTGATGGGAAACGGGTAGATGGTCGTGGTCTTAAAGAGATCCGTCAGATCACTGCTGAAGTTGGCGTGTTACCACGTGTCCATGGTTCTGCCTTGTTTACAAGAGGTGAAACTCAGGCATTGGTGGTCACAACACTTGGTACTAAACTTGATGAGCAGATCATTGATAATGTGGATCAGGATTACAAGAAATCCTTCTATCTGCATTACAATTTTCCACCCTATTGTGTGGGTGAAACTGGTCGTATCGGCTTTACCAGTCGACGCGAGATCGGTCATGGTAATCTGGCAGAACGTAGCTTGAAACCATTCCTGCCTGCAAAGGAAGACTTTCCTTATACCGTACGCCTGGTTTCTGAGATCCTTGAATCAAATGGTTCATCCTCAATGGCCAGCGTTTGTGGTGGCTCACTTGCTCTTATGGATGCCGGTGTTGGTATCGATAAAACAGTTGCCGGAATTGCCATGGGCTTGATCAGTGATGGAAAACGTTTTTCCGTCCTGTCTGACATCCTGGGTGATGAAGATCATTACGGAGATATGGATTTCAAAGTGACTGGTACTAAAGATGGTATCAATGCTATCCAAATGGATCTTAAGATCGAAGGTATCAGTGCTGAGTTGATGACCCAGGCCTTAATGCAGGCTAAAGAAGGTCGTGAGCACATCATTGGAATCATGGAAGCTGCTTTACCAGCTGCGCGTGAAAAACTATCACCCAATGCTCCAAGTTTTATCACGATCAAGATCAAACAAGAGCAGATCGGTGATATTATTGGCCCAGGTGGTAAGATCATTAAAGCTATCCAGGCGGATACTGGTGCCACTGTCGAGATCGAACAAGAAGGTCTTGTTTATGTCTTTGGCGAAACTGCTGAGGCTGCTGAAGCTGCCGCAGCCAAGGTCAACGCTATTGTACGCGTTCCTGTAGCGGGTGAAGAATTCGAAGGTGAAGTCATGCGTATCATGAACTTTGGTGCCTTTGTTGAATTCTTACCTGGAAAGCAGGGCCTGGTTCACATTAGTGATCTTGAATACCGCAGAGTTGAAAAGGTTGAGGATGTTCTCAAAGTTGGCGATAAGGTTAAAGTGAAACTCATGGAAGTAGATGCCTCCGGTCGCTATAACTTGAGCCGCAGAGCCTTAATGGAAGCACCTGAAGGCTGGGTGGAGCCAGAGAAGAAGCCTCGTCCTCCTCGCCGTGATAACAATCGTGGTGGTAGAGATCGTGGAGGCCGTGATCGCGGTCCACGTCGCGACAATAATCGGCGGTAA